Proteins co-encoded in one Saprospira grandis genomic window:
- a CDS encoding gliding motility-associated C-terminal domain-containing protein, translating to MLSYQQMTRFFLLPLLALLLMPAAASAQGATCAASEPFCSGSGITFPAGTNQPAAPAGNNYGCLGSQPNPAWYYLQIDQPGNLIIDLVNTNSVDVDFILYGPFNNLGTALGQCGNLGNGGAGSAIESCSYSANAFETVTINNAASGDVYILLITNFSNQPTQISANQTGGTGSTDCSILLPCAPVQFNDLTANSPYDCTGSAVTLTADPTSASPGNLGITPGFYFDIITDAFSATQNILRVYDGPNATGNIIAYWGPSNTGGNYQGQLPSNSQFQATIEYLDPATSYSMEWCDLASSGTFINEIRMSGSNTIISNTTLNGGAGCTVINLGTPEGTGTFSGPGVSDNGNGTASWDPAAAGGGSHAISYNWDSGDGCVGTDLQTVIVCCDTGATLITAAPDTVCNGDSTYLSANLPGATMTPSVFSNPNSVGLNFGGYVRSDITVAGVSPLTLTSGSIDSVCVDITNNPTSNINLTLVSPAGDSIDLSSGNGGINTGAYTNVCFYPTAATPVTAYAGPFTVIPADADLSPEEPFSNLNLGASNGTWSLAVSHNALGAAGTINNWSIHFAPSSASNTYLWSGPNLSCTTCANPAAGPTVSSDYSVTLTDAVGCTYVDSIRIEVGSSLAAPTLSCGNTTANDITFDWAAVASATGYEVSLDSGLTWISPTGTLSHTVNGLAPSTSVHIYVRALGGTGICPNPIDSITCTSLSCPLILTVNNQTDASCNGFADGSVDFSVSNDIGSLSFQQTAPTLGTAQPSPSFSGLAAGTYTFEVTDASLACGVSTTVTIGEPTALSTTSTGQDVSCNTGNDGEATTTPQGGTTPYSYSWDDGLNQTTATATNLIAGTYNVTITDANSCSVTDQVVISEPTAVTITMSNTDVNCFAGSDGSASAVVTGGVAPYTYLWSDPNAQNTPTANNLTAGTYTVSVTDANACLYTNSVVVNEPAAALSASLSAVDAACFGQASGSTTVTVADGTAPYTYLWNDPNAQTTATATNLAAATYTVTVTDDNGCQLVDSIVVNNGVVITSTASTNMVSCQGGNDATATITPANGSAPYTYLWADGQTTQTATGLAAGPICVTVTDVNGCFHDTCIQITEPTAISATFIANSISCSYNTDGELTVNATGGTAGYSYNWSNGQTTQTATGLSAQQYYVTVTDANACVYIDSAQVSSPTPLQLSVATDSVSCRFGNDGQATATVAGGTAPYVYSWSPSNSGLAINNNLTAGTYRLTVTDLNGCTITDNALIGEPATAVQVNFLGSNDAGCFGEEDANIDADAQGGTPNYSYVWSNGELTEDLSNVGAGTYTLTATDSRGCSASNTITIGQPAEIILNVQQYSNYNGAAISCPGAADGAAQVTASGGIAPYTYAWSGAQAQNGTIASNLAAGTYAVTVTDASGCTAIDSISLADPVPLDATIQQVNVFCANDCDGQIIATAVSGTGTLGVNGYEYRILGPGQTGNVFSSNNNFTGLCAGTYTVEVRDGNNCVLPISVTITEPTAIQLSLSDTDVSCAGGSDGTASVSASGGTPPYSYNWDNGMTGTTITGLMAGTYEVTVTDANGCDMVSTTEVEEPAALTASMSANEPSCNGSTDGNATVSVQGGTMPYTYFWSDGQGTATAVGLSAGTHSVTVTDANACQLVESIVIGEPSLLSTTITTNTAACAGANSGSATAVPTGGTAPYTYLWSDGQTTATAMNLAPGAYSVVVVDSQGCSVTAQVLLQNPDPVVLSFVSSSNPSCNGDQDGTATVVASGGNAPYTYLWPNGETSATATSLGAGINTVTATDANGCSTTLDVNMVEPAALVVDTIRMTAVNCKGGADGTATVFLSGGTLPYSFAWSNGMTGQSISGLAAGTYVVSVTDANGCVTNSQIIVTEPASELVATLNTADALCFGGASGQITAIVSGGTPNSNGDYTYAWSNGASSDVNSNLTVGSYSVTITDANGCSLVRTATVNESSGITSQIVNVTDASCSGSADGSAQVMASGGIGTLSYQWSDPLGQTTNVATGLSAGTYYVSVTDLNGCTQVDTAVVGEALALSITVAIDDVDCYGASTGSISITNSNEPLQASYWSNGVVGTSITAVAAGQYGVVVQSISGCVDSFSYQVGQPAELELSLNQVRAVDCYNNSTGALGSTVAGGTAPYSYLWSNGALTPSLDSIAAGNYTLNVEDANGCKVDTSISLVNPTEVGIGNLNITGVACVGDANGSIQLDGTGGSTLLGGYTYSLDSLTFQGGDLFVGLEAGIYPLYVQDNNGCLFDTLVTVEAADPFFITSFGPALDSGEVEYVLEYGDTLTLFADLNDTTAASWWWTEINSGALLDSSLMMDITPYESGIYQFTAMNASGCMQDSSIVVKMEKPRNAAAPTAFTPNNDGNNDRFFIQGDEKVEQILVFRVYDRWGELVYEGVDLDPNDPQQGWDGSFKGKPMNSGAYAWYAEVLYIDGETAVINGAVNLLR from the coding sequence ATGCTATCCTACCAGCAGATGACTCGATTTTTCCTTTTACCACTTTTGGCTCTGCTGCTTATGCCAGCAGCAGCCTCGGCTCAAGGCGCCACATGTGCAGCCTCAGAGCCCTTTTGTTCTGGCTCGGGGATTACCTTCCCTGCAGGGACCAACCAACCCGCCGCCCCAGCCGGCAATAACTACGGATGCCTAGGCTCTCAGCCTAACCCCGCCTGGTATTACCTGCAAATTGATCAGCCCGGTAACCTAATTATTGATTTGGTCAATACTAACTCCGTAGATGTTGATTTTATCCTCTATGGACCATTTAACAACTTGGGCACCGCCTTGGGCCAATGTGGCAACCTCGGTAATGGGGGCGCCGGGAGCGCTATTGAGTCCTGTAGCTACTCGGCCAATGCCTTTGAAACAGTAACTATTAACAATGCTGCCTCGGGAGATGTATACATTCTGTTGATTACCAACTTCTCAAATCAACCTACCCAAATTTCGGCAAACCAAACAGGGGGAACAGGATCTACAGATTGTAGTATCCTTTTGCCCTGTGCTCCTGTTCAGTTTAATGACCTGACGGCTAACAGTCCTTATGATTGTACGGGTAGTGCAGTGACATTAACTGCAGATCCCACTAGCGCATCTCCAGGCAATCTCGGAATTACCCCCGGCTTCTATTTTGATATCATTACCGACGCTTTTTCTGCTACGCAGAATATTTTGCGCGTATATGATGGACCCAATGCAACGGGGAATATCATTGCCTATTGGGGGCCTTCTAATACAGGGGGGAACTATCAAGGCCAATTGCCTAGCAATAGCCAATTCCAAGCAACTATCGAGTACCTAGATCCAGCTACTTCTTATTCTATGGAGTGGTGCGATTTGGCCAGCAGCGGAACATTTATTAACGAAATCCGAATGTCAGGCTCCAATACAATTATCTCAAATACTACCCTCAACGGTGGAGCTGGATGTACCGTTATTAACTTAGGTACGCCTGAAGGTACAGGTACTTTTTCTGGGCCAGGAGTGTCTGATAATGGAAACGGTACGGCTAGCTGGGACCCCGCTGCCGCTGGCGGTGGCTCACACGCCATTAGCTACAATTGGGATAGTGGCGATGGCTGTGTAGGAACAGACCTACAAACCGTGATTGTTTGCTGCGATACAGGGGCCACCCTAATTACAGCCGCTCCCGATACGGTTTGTAATGGCGACTCAACTTATCTTTCTGCTAATTTACCTGGGGCCACAATGACGCCTTCTGTATTTAGCAACCCAAATAGCGTAGGGCTTAACTTTGGCGGCTATGTCCGCTCTGATATTACAGTGGCTGGCGTTTCGCCCCTCACGCTAACTAGTGGAAGTATCGACTCTGTTTGTGTGGATATTACCAACAACCCTACTTCTAATATTAACTTGACTTTGGTCTCTCCAGCAGGAGATAGCATTGACCTATCTAGTGGTAATGGAGGAATTAACACGGGGGCTTATACCAATGTTTGTTTTTATCCTACAGCAGCCACCCCTGTAACTGCTTATGCGGGACCATTTACGGTTATTCCTGCCGATGCTGATCTTAGTCCAGAAGAACCCTTCTCTAACCTCAACCTAGGAGCAAGTAATGGAACCTGGTCTCTGGCCGTATCGCATAATGCACTGGGCGCTGCTGGAACAATCAATAACTGGTCTATTCATTTTGCGCCCTCATCGGCTAGTAATACCTACCTTTGGTCTGGACCCAATTTGAGCTGTACGACCTGCGCCAACCCTGCTGCTGGACCAACCGTAAGCTCAGATTATAGTGTGACCTTAACGGATGCTGTGGGCTGTACCTATGTAGATTCTATTCGCATTGAGGTGGGTAGCTCTCTTGCTGCTCCAACCTTAAGCTGTGGAAACACAACCGCTAATGATATTACATTTGATTGGGCCGCAGTGGCTTCTGCTACTGGCTATGAGGTCAGCCTAGACTCTGGCCTAACTTGGATCAGCCCAACAGGAACGCTTAGCCATACGGTAAATGGGCTGGCCCCTAGTACTTCGGTACATATTTATGTGCGGGCTTTGGGCGGTACAGGAATTTGTCCCAACCCTATTGATTCTATTACTTGTACAAGCCTAAGTTGTCCGCTTATTCTTACTGTAAATAACCAAACAGATGCAAGCTGTAACGGCTTTGCAGATGGTAGCGTAGATTTTTCAGTAAGTAATGATATTGGAAGCTTGAGTTTCCAACAAACAGCACCAACTCTAGGTACTGCACAGCCTAGTCCGAGTTTTTCAGGACTAGCCGCTGGTACTTATACTTTTGAAGTAACTGATGCTAGTTTGGCTTGTGGCGTGAGTACTACCGTAACTATCGGAGAGCCTACAGCTTTGTCTACTACTTCAACGGGCCAAGATGTTAGCTGTAATACGGGCAACGATGGGGAAGCAACGACAACTCCACAAGGTGGAACCACTCCCTATAGCTATAGCTGGGATGATGGATTGAACCAAACAACAGCAACAGCAACAAATCTTATTGCTGGAACCTATAATGTAACGATTACAGACGCTAATAGCTGTAGTGTAACGGATCAAGTAGTCATTTCAGAGCCTACCGCTGTAACCATTACCATGAGTAATACCGACGTCAATTGTTTTGCTGGTTCAGATGGATCTGCTTCTGCTGTAGTTACTGGTGGAGTTGCTCCTTATACTTATCTCTGGAGTGATCCCAATGCTCAGAATACACCTACCGCCAATAACTTGACGGCAGGAACTTATACAGTTAGTGTTACAGATGCTAATGCTTGTTTGTATACAAATTCTGTTGTGGTGAATGAGCCTGCTGCAGCACTTTCTGCTAGCCTCAGTGCAGTAGATGCTGCTTGTTTTGGCCAAGCTAGCGGTAGCACCACCGTAACTGTTGCGGATGGTACAGCCCCTTATACCTATCTCTGGAATGATCCCAATGCTCAAACTACAGCTACAGCTACTAACTTAGCAGCAGCAACTTATACCGTAACGGTAACAGATGACAATGGCTGTCAACTTGTTGATAGCATTGTGGTGAATAATGGAGTTGTGATTACTTCTACCGCAAGCACTAATATGGTTTCTTGCCAAGGTGGAAATGATGCTACGGCTACGATTACGCCAGCCAATGGATCTGCACCTTATACTTACCTTTGGGCCGATGGCCAAACGACACAAACAGCTACTGGCTTAGCTGCTGGTCCTATTTGTGTGACCGTGACTGATGTGAATGGTTGTTTTCATGATACTTGCATTCAGATTACAGAGCCTACAGCGATCAGCGCCACCTTTATAGCGAATAGCATTAGTTGTTCTTATAATACAGATGGCGAACTTACTGTGAATGCTACTGGCGGAACCGCCGGCTATAGCTATAACTGGTCAAATGGCCAGACGACACAAACAGCTACTGGCTTGTCTGCACAACAGTATTATGTAACTGTAACTGATGCAAATGCATGTGTCTATATAGATAGCGCTCAGGTAAGCAGCCCCACTCCTTTACAACTTAGCGTGGCTACAGACTCTGTAAGTTGTCGCTTTGGTAATGATGGACAAGCAACGGCAACAGTGGCCGGAGGTACTGCTCCTTATGTATATAGCTGGTCGCCTAGTAATAGTGGTTTAGCTATTAACAATAACTTGACGGCTGGTACTTACCGCCTAACGGTAACCGATCTCAATGGCTGTACAATTACAGATAATGCTTTGATTGGGGAGCCTGCTACTGCAGTTCAAGTTAACTTCCTTGGATCAAATGATGCAGGTTGCTTTGGTGAAGAAGATGCTAATATTGATGCCGATGCTCAGGGCGGTACGCCTAACTATAGCTATGTTTGGTCTAATGGAGAACTTACTGAAGACCTTAGCAATGTAGGAGCCGGAACTTATACGCTTACGGCTACAGATAGCCGAGGTTGTTCTGCTAGTAATACGATTACTATTGGCCAACCTGCTGAGATTATTCTCAATGTTCAACAATACTCGAACTATAACGGCGCAGCAATTAGCTGCCCCGGTGCAGCAGATGGAGCGGCTCAGGTTACGGCTAGTGGTGGCATTGCCCCTTATACTTATGCCTGGTCTGGCGCCCAAGCTCAAAACGGTACAATTGCTAGCAACTTGGCAGCAGGGACTTATGCCGTAACGGTAACGGATGCTTCTGGCTGTACCGCTATTGATAGCATCAGTTTAGCCGATCCAGTACCTTTGGATGCGACGATCCAGCAAGTGAATGTATTCTGTGCCAATGATTGCGATGGCCAAATTATCGCTACCGCCGTATCTGGAACGGGTACTTTGGGCGTAAATGGCTATGAATACCGCATTTTAGGTCCTGGTCAAACAGGCAATGTGTTTAGCAGCAATAATAACTTTACGGGGCTCTGCGCAGGGACCTACACGGTAGAGGTCCGAGATGGAAACAACTGTGTATTGCCCATTTCGGTAACGATTACGGAGCCTACGGCCATTCAGTTGAGCCTAAGCGATACGGATGTATCTTGTGCAGGCGGAAGCGATGGAACGGCTAGCGTAAGCGCTAGCGGTGGAACGCCTCCTTATAGCTACAACTGGGATAATGGTATGACGGGCACCACTATTACGGGCCTAATGGCCGGTACTTATGAGGTGACGGTCACCGATGCCAATGGTTGTGATATGGTATCTACTACAGAAGTAGAAGAGCCCGCCGCCCTAACGGCTAGCATGAGCGCCAATGAACCTAGCTGTAACGGAAGTACAGATGGTAATGCTACGGTAAGCGTACAAGGTGGAACAATGCCTTATACTTACTTCTGGTCAGATGGCCAAGGAACGGCGACCGCAGTAGGGCTATCGGCAGGAACGCATAGCGTAACGGTAACCGATGCCAATGCTTGTCAGCTCGTAGAAAGTATTGTGATTGGCGAGCCTAGCTTGTTGAGCACAACGATTACGACAAATACAGCCGCCTGTGCTGGAGCGAATAGCGGTAGCGCTACGGCCGTTCCCACCGGTGGAACCGCCCCTTATACTTACCTTTGGTCTGATGGACAAACTACAGCTACTGCAATGAACCTAGCGCCAGGCGCTTACTCTGTGGTGGTGGTAGATAGTCAAGGCTGTTCTGTAACAGCACAAGTTTTGCTACAAAATCCAGATCCTGTAGTATTGAGCTTTGTATCGAGCAGTAACCCTAGCTGTAATGGCGATCAAGATGGAACGGCAACAGTAGTGGCTAGCGGAGGGAATGCTCCTTATACTTATCTCTGGCCCAATGGCGAGACTAGTGCGACGGCAACAAGCCTAGGCGCTGGCATAAATACAGTAACGGCAACAGATGCGAATGGCTGTAGCACGACCTTGGATGTCAATATGGTAGAACCTGCGGCACTAGTCGTCGATACGATTCGAATGACGGCGGTGAACTGTAAAGGGGGAGCCGATGGAACGGCCACGGTCTTCTTGAGTGGCGGAACCCTACCTTACAGCTTTGCTTGGTCCAACGGAATGACGGGCCAAAGTATTAGCGGTTTGGCCGCAGGGACTTATGTGGTCAGCGTAACGGATGCCAATGGTTGTGTGACCAACAGTCAGATTATAGTGACGGAACCCGCTAGTGAGCTAGTGGCAACCCTAAATACTGCGGATGCGCTTTGCTTTGGTGGGGCCTCTGGTCAAATTACGGCTATTGTGAGTGGTGGAACGCCAAACAGCAATGGAGACTATACTTATGCTTGGTCGAATGGAGCGAGCAGCGATGTGAACTCGAACTTGACAGTAGGTAGCTATAGCGTGACGATTACAGATGCTAACGGCTGTTCTCTGGTCCGTACGGCAACGGTAAATGAAAGCTCAGGAATCACGAGCCAAATTGTGAATGTAACAGATGCTAGCTGTAGTGGCAGCGCAGACGGAAGCGCTCAGGTGATGGCTTCAGGCGGAATAGGAACCTTGAGTTATCAGTGGTCAGATCCTTTGGGTCAGACGACGAATGTAGCGACTGGTCTTTCTGCAGGTACTTATTATGTAAGTGTAACCGACCTTAATGGCTGTACGCAGGTAGATACGGCAGTAGTGGGTGAGGCCTTGGCCTTGAGCATTACGGTAGCGATTGATGATGTAGATTGTTATGGAGCCTCTACGGGTTCGATTAGCATTACGAACTCGAATGAGCCTTTGCAGGCCAGTTACTGGAGCAATGGAGTTGTGGGCACAAGCATTACGGCTGTAGCTGCTGGCCAATATGGCGTGGTGGTCCAATCGATTAGTGGTTGTGTGGATAGCTTTAGCTACCAAGTGGGTCAGCCTGCGGAACTAGAGTTGAGCTTGAACCAAGTTCGCGCGGTGGATTGCTACAACAACAGTACAGGAGCTTTGGGCTCTACGGTAGCTGGTGGAACAGCGCCTTATAGTTATCTATGGTCCAATGGGGCGCTAACGCCTAGTTTGGATAGCATAGCGGCAGGCAACTATACGCTTAATGTGGAAGATGCTAACGGCTGTAAGGTAGATACAAGCATTAGCTTGGTGAATCCGACGGAAGTAGGTATTGGCAACCTCAATATCACAGGCGTAGCCTGTGTGGGCGATGCGAACGGAAGCATTCAGTTGGATGGAACGGGCGGATCGACTTTGTTGGGTGGCTATACTTATAGTCTAGATAGCTTGACGTTCCAGGGGGGGGACCTCTTTGTGGGCTTGGAAGCAGGGATTTATCCTTTGTATGTCCAAGATAACAATGGTTGTCTCTTTGATACTTTGGTGACGGTAGAAGCGGCAGATCCCTTCTTTATCACGAGTTTTGGTCCGGCCTTAGATTCGGGTGAAGTGGAGTATGTGCTAGAGTATGGCGATACCTTGACGCTTTTTGCGGATTTGAATGATACGACTGCAGCGAGCTGGTGGTGGACCGAGATTAACTCTGGGGCATTGCTAGATAGTAGTCTAATGATGGATATTACGCCTTATGAGTCGGGCATTTATCAGTTTACGGCCATGAATGCTTCTGGCTGTATGCAGGATAGCTCGATTGTGGTGAAGATGGAGAAGCCTAGAAATGCCGCTGCACCTACGGCCTTTACGCCGAATAATGACGGGAATAATGACCGCTTCTTTATTCAGGGCGATGAGAAGGTAGAACAGATTTTGGTGTTTAGAGTGTATGACCGCTGGGGCGAGTTGGTGTATGAAGGTGTAGACCTTGATCCTAATGATCCTCAACAGGGTTGGGATGGTAGCTTTAAGGGCAAGCCAATGAATTCTGGGGCTTATGCTTGGTATGCTGAAGTGCTCTATATTGATGGAGAGACGGCAGTGATTAACGGGGCGGTGAATTTGCTTCGTTAG
- a CDS encoding glycoside hydrolase family 73 protein, with the protein MYASFSRLLALCLVLSLSACHLLEMPNNNSSNNSSSGSATATASAYIERFKPIAIAEMKRTGVPASIKMAQAILESGYGRSELAKKANNHFGIKCGSGWTGKTYKLRSKNACFRAYSSAEESFRQHSDFLRNGSRYADLFKLKTTDYKGWAKGLRKAGYATSSSYPSKLIELIERYRLHQYDQ; encoded by the coding sequence ATGTACGCATCCTTCTCGCGCCTCTTGGCCCTTTGCCTAGTCCTCAGTCTTTCGGCCTGCCATCTTCTCGAAATGCCCAACAACAATAGCAGCAACAATTCGAGTAGTGGTAGCGCCACAGCCACCGCCTCGGCCTATATAGAACGCTTCAAACCCATTGCTATTGCCGAAATGAAGCGAACGGGCGTGCCCGCTAGCATCAAAATGGCCCAAGCGATCCTAGAATCTGGCTACGGCCGTAGCGAACTGGCCAAAAAGGCCAATAATCACTTCGGAATCAAATGCGGCAGCGGCTGGACCGGTAAAACCTATAAACTCCGCTCCAAAAATGCCTGCTTTAGAGCCTACAGCAGCGCCGAAGAAAGCTTTAGACAACATTCTGACTTCCTCCGAAATGGAAGCCGTTATGCCGATCTTTTCAAACTCAAAACTACCGATTATAAGGGCTGGGCCAAAGGCCTCCGAAAAGCCGGCTATGCCACTTCTTCCTCCTACCCGAGCAAACTAATCGAACTCATCGAAAGATACAGACTCCACCAATATGACCAATAA
- a CDS encoding BlaI/MecI/CopY family transcriptional regulator, with protein sequence MEKKIMLTPLELKVMDILWKLERAYIKDILAHWPEASKPAYNTVSTIVRILQDKKKYIGHMEKGRSHQYYPLVSKETYQQDFLENAVEKVFSGSVQSLLSALIDQETMTEAELEELKKLLDR encoded by the coding sequence ATGGAAAAGAAAATTATGCTCACGCCTTTGGAGCTAAAGGTGATGGATATTTTATGGAAATTGGAGCGGGCCTATATTAAAGATATCTTGGCGCATTGGCCCGAGGCCAGCAAACCGGCCTATAATACCGTTTCTACAATAGTGCGCATTTTGCAAGACAAGAAAAAGTACATTGGGCATATGGAAAAGGGGCGGAGTCATCAGTACTACCCCTTGGTGTCTAAGGAAACTTATCAGCAAGACTTTTTGGAAAATGCCGTGGAGAAAGTCTTTTCGGGTTCTGTGCAGTCCTTGCTTTCTGCCTTGATTGATCAGGAAACGATGACGGAAGCGGAGCTAGAAGAGCTCAAAAAATTATTGGACCGATAA
- a CDS encoding M56 family metallopeptidase, whose protein sequence is MLIFLLLSALLLAAGALFYWALRKQLSWQNRKLFIWTFLLAALLLPTLMPSLEHHFEKTWIDYESYEGWNQVDIEDPQLLSCYKSANNSEGVCHCEIKQKAAMVDFQPNPYYDRMMELRWALEWLFLLFASYFLLRFLWRFGGLLWLRRESYAEDRQLENLSYQMLYPKGYKIYPFSTFSLLRHYILWSPALDRLTAAEQEAAFYHELGHLKGRDSWAGYFLGLLQVFWFWHPLYYVFRKELLEINELLADDYAAQRLPSRRNYAEMLLKMTAFQQKGQALAFFLAKKKLQRRLEALLFQAAPKGCTKKQFQLLQICLLSGLFLLSVSLYFPLHRQLENPTSIKKEQFLPLKNTENG, encoded by the coding sequence ATGCTAATTTTTCTACTACTTTCTGCGCTACTTTTGGCTGCAGGGGCGCTCTTTTATTGGGCCTTAAGGAAGCAATTATCTTGGCAGAATCGAAAATTATTTATTTGGACCTTTTTGTTGGCGGCCTTGCTTTTGCCTACGCTCATGCCTTCTTTGGAGCATCATTTTGAGAAGACATGGATTGATTATGAGAGTTATGAGGGCTGGAACCAGGTAGATATTGAGGATCCGCAGTTGTTGTCTTGTTATAAATCGGCCAATAATAGCGAGGGCGTTTGCCATTGCGAAATTAAGCAAAAGGCCGCCATGGTCGATTTTCAGCCCAACCCCTATTATGACCGTATGATGGAGCTGCGCTGGGCCTTAGAATGGCTGTTTTTGCTTTTTGCCAGCTACTTTTTACTGCGTTTTTTATGGCGTTTTGGGGGCCTGCTTTGGCTGCGAAGAGAATCTTATGCCGAAGATCGACAGCTAGAAAATCTGTCTTATCAGATGCTTTACCCCAAGGGCTACAAGATCTATCCTTTCAGCACATTTAGCCTGTTGCGGCACTACATTTTATGGTCGCCGGCCCTAGATCGCCTTACTGCGGCCGAGCAAGAGGCCGCTTTTTATCATGAGTTGGGCCACCTCAAGGGCCGAGACAGTTGGGCCGGATATTTTCTGGGCCTGCTGCAAGTTTTTTGGTTTTGGCATCCGCTCTACTACGTTTTTCGCAAAGAACTCTTGGAAATCAACGAGCTTTTGGCCGATGATTATGCTGCTCAGCGGCTGCCCAGCCGCCGAAATTATGCCGAAATGCTCCTCAAGATGACCGCCTTTCAGCAAAAAGGTCAGGCTTTGGCCTTCTTTTTGGCTAAGAAAAAATTGCAAAGACGTTTAGAGGCACTACTTTTTCAGGCTGCTCCAAAAGGCTGTACAAAAAAGCAGTTTCAACTCTTGCAAATCTGTTTATTATCAGGGCTTTTTCTGCTTTCCGTTAGCCTTTATTTCCCGCTACATCGGCAGTTAGAAAATCCAACAAGCATAAAAAAAGAACAGTTTTTGCCGCTCAAAAATACAGAAAACGGCTAG